From Solanum lycopersicum chromosome 8, SLM_r2.1, the proteins below share one genomic window:
- the LOC101253609 gene encoding phosphatidylinositol 4-kinase gamma 4-like — protein sequence MSAVDVALSPVQEESVRATRHIYGPLPLCTNESIVIYITVAGSVIPMRVLESDSIGEVKLKLQTCKGFVVKMQKLVFGGRELARNESLVRDYGVSNGNVLHMVFKISDLLVITVRTTCGMEFEFPVDRHQDIGYLKRTILKKGKDFGEELKVQELFCNGEKLEDQKLIDDITADAVIHLVVQKFAKLRAKHAERDVELSVVAANWHEETQSQGEHEPSRELQSFSKKTPDTNLVLEPFVVDPNVELPGYIWDMINSACDGLTKGNIPIRSSEGTGGTYFMQDGSGNKYVAIFKPIDEEPLAVNNPQGLPLSTNGEGLKRGTRVGEGAFREVAAFLLDHPRTGQRTLSNCEIGFSGVPPTVMVQCLHNTFHHPDGFEWSSEYTKIGSLQLFMKNEGNCEDMGPGIFPVEEVHKITVFDIRTANADRHAGNILVSREGKEGRIVLTPIDHGYCLPENFEDCTFDWLYWPQARKPYSPETIKYIKSLDAEQDIGLLKFYGLDLSVECARTLRISTMLLKKGVETGLTPFDIGNMMCRETLNKESVIEEIIRDAEDSMLPGMTEATFLETVYKLMDIKLEKLKYKSS from the exons ATGTCTGCTGTTGATGTGGCTTTGAGTCCGGTTCAGGAAGAGTCTGTCCGGGCTACAAGACATATCTATGGCCCATTGCCGCTTTGCACAaatgaatcaattgtaatatatATCACTGTGGCTGGTTCTGTGATTCCAATGCGCGTGTTGGAGTCTGATTCGATTGGTGAAGTGAAACTTAAGCTCCAAACTTGTAAAGGGTTTGTAGTTAAGATGCAGAAGCTAGTTTTTGGTGGCAGAGAGCTGGCAAGAAATGAATCATTGGTCAGGGACTATGGAGTCAGTAATGGGAATGTGTTGCATATGGTCTTCAAGATCTCTGATCTCCTCGTCATCACTGTTAGGACCACTTGTGGCATGGAATTTGAATTCCCTGTTGACAGGCATCAAGATATTGGGTACCTTAAACGTACCATATTGAAGAAAGGTAAAGACTTTGGTGAGGAACTTAAGGTTCAAGAGCTATTCTGTAATGGTGAGAAGCTTGAGGATCAGAAGCTCATCGATGATATTACTGCTGATGCAGTGATTCACTTGGTAGTTCAGAAATTTGCAAAGCTTCGGGCTAAGCATGCCGAGAGGGATGTTGAACTTTCTGTTGTTGCAGCTAATTGGCATGAGGAGACCCAAAGTCAGGGTGAACATGAACCATCCAGGGAGTTACAGTCCTTCTCCAAGAAGACACCTGATACAAATTTGGTGTTGGAACCTTTTGTTGTTGATCCAAATGTTGAACTTCCAGGATATATCTGGGACATGATCAACTCTGCATGTGATGGATTGACGAAAGGCAATATACCTATCCGATCATCTGAAGGGACTGGAGGAACTTATTTCATGCAGGACGGGTCTGGCAACAAGTATGTTGCCATTTTTAAGCCTATTGATGAGGAACCGCTAGCTGTGAATAACCCTCAAGGGCTACCTTTATCTACCAACGGTGAAGGGTTGAAAAGGGGAACCCGAGTTGGAGAAGGTGCATTCAGGGAGGTTGCAGCTTTCCTTCTGGACCATCCAAGGACCGGGCAACGAACATTGTCCAATTGTGAGATAGGCTTTTCCGGTGTGCCTCCCACTGTTATGGTTCAGTGCTTGCACAATACATTTCATCATCCTGATGGATTTGAGTGGTCATCTGAATATACCAAAATTGGCTCACTGCAGCTGTTTATGAAGAATGAAGGAAATTGTGAGGATATGGGTCCAGGGATATTTCCTGTTGAGGAAGTCCATAAGATTACTGTCTTTGACATAAGAACAGCAAATGCTGATAGGCATGCTGGGAATATTCTTGTGAGCAGGGAAGGGAAAGAAGGACGAATCGTGCTTACACCAATTGACCATGGCTACTGCTTGCCTGAGAAT TTTGAAGATTGCACCTTTGATTGGCTCTATTGGCCACAAGCCCGTAAACCTTACTCTCCAGAAACTATCAAGTATATCAAATCACTGGATGCTGAACAAGACATCGGCCTTCTTAAATTTTACGGATTGGATTTGTCTGTTGAATGTGCTCGTACTCTTCGTATCTCAACCATGCTTCTGAAGAAAGGGGTAGAGACAGGACTTACACCATTCG
- the LOC109119277 gene encoding GDSL esterase/lipase At1g71691-like, whose amino-acid sequence MMFTLIERKMIYLEILLQQLIQSAILLAARRNTATMLSLKIITNLYTARLRPLKVINAINVEIIFGLKVKEPNTKRFTLTDKDALHLGLPFVPSYLVQSDFLEQMVLGYNYLSAGVDIIFSTGSEVGQHCLFYISIGSNDFIHYYIPNASNVLTVYLPWSFNQFLAQTIKQQIKNLYNDKVRKVVVMGLAPTGCAPYYLWLYSSENGECVKNINDMIFAVRYMVSELNEELVDATIIFCDAFEGSMDIIQNYNRYGFNVTDEACCGLGEYKGWIMCVSPEMACSNASSHIWWDQFHPTDAVNAILADNVWSSLHTPMCYPMNLQDMLAQSTR is encoded by the exons ATGATGTTTACTCTGATAGAAAGAAAAATGATCTACTTAGAGATCCTCCTTCAACAACTAATTCAAAGTGCGATTTTATTGGCTGCCAGAAGAAATACCGCAACGATGCTGAGCTTAAAGATCATTACAAACTTGTACACCGCCAGATTGAGACCGTTGAAAGTAATAAATGCAATCAATGTGGAAATTATTTTCGGACTAAAGGTGAAAGAGCCGAACACGAAACGTTTTACTCTCACAGATAAGGATG CGCTGCATCTTGGATTACCATTTGTGCCTAGCTATCTAGTACAGTCTGATTTTTTAGAACAGATGGTTCTTGGGTACAATTATCTTTCTGCTGGTGTTGATATTATATTCTCAACTGGCTCGGAAGTG GGTCAGCATTGCTTGTTTTACATTTCGATTGGGAGCAATGACTTCATTCACTACTATATCCCGAATGCCTCAAATGTTTTAACTGTTTACCTGCCATGGAGTTTCAACCAGTTTTTAGCACAGACGATTAAACAACAGATCAAG AACCTGTACAATGACAAAGTGAGAAAAGTGGTTGTAATGGGACTGGCTCCAACAGGCTGTGCACCTTACTACTTATGGTTGTACAGTAGCGAGAATGGGGAGTGTGTCAAGAACATAAATGACATGATTTTTGCTGTAAGATATATGGTTTCTGAACTAAATGAAGAGCTTGTTGATGCCACTATCATATTCTGCGATGCATTTGAAGGTTCAATGGACATTATTCAGAATTACAACCGTTATG GTTTCAATGTGACAGATGAGGCTTGCTGTGGTTTAGGTGAATATAAAGGTTGGATCATGTGTGTTTCCCCTGAAATGGCGTGCAGTAACGCCTCTAGCCACATCTGGTGGGATCAATTCCATCCGACTGATGCTGTGAATGCTATCCTCGCTGACAACGTCTGGTCCAGCCTGCATACACCTATGTGTTACCCTATGAACCTGCAAGACATGTTAGCTCAAAGCACCAGATAG